One Streptomyces sp. ML-6 genomic region harbors:
- a CDS encoding NADPH:quinone oxidoreductase family protein: MQAWRVHRNGEPSEVMRLEEADRPTPGDGQVLLEVLAANVNFPDALLCRGQYQVRPPLPFTPGVEVCGRTPDGRRVLATPALPNGGFAEYVVADEAALLPVPEALDDAEAAALHIGYQTGWFGLHRRANLRAGETLLVHAAAGGVGSAAVQLGKAAGATVIGVVGGAEKARTAADLGCDLVVDRHTQDIVAAVKEATGGRGADVVYDPVGGDAYAKSVKCVAFEGRVVVVGFASGVIPTPALNHALVKNYSILGLHWGLYNTEDPAAVRACHDELTRLAAQGTVKPLVSERVTLAGAAKAVQRVADGTSTGRIVVLPAGAAR, from the coding sequence ATGCAGGCATGGCGAGTGCACCGGAACGGCGAGCCGAGCGAGGTGATGAGACTGGAGGAGGCCGACCGGCCCACGCCCGGCGACGGCCAGGTGCTCCTCGAGGTGCTCGCGGCGAACGTCAACTTCCCCGACGCGCTGCTCTGCCGCGGCCAGTACCAGGTGCGTCCGCCGCTGCCCTTCACCCCCGGCGTGGAGGTCTGCGGCAGGACGCCGGACGGGCGCCGGGTGCTCGCCACCCCCGCCCTGCCGAACGGCGGGTTCGCCGAGTACGTCGTCGCGGACGAGGCGGCCCTGCTGCCCGTGCCCGAGGCCCTGGACGACGCCGAGGCCGCCGCCCTGCACATCGGCTACCAGACCGGCTGGTTCGGCCTGCACCGCAGGGCGAACCTCCGGGCCGGCGAGACCCTCCTCGTCCACGCGGCGGCCGGCGGCGTCGGCAGCGCGGCCGTCCAGCTCGGCAAGGCCGCGGGCGCCACCGTCATCGGCGTCGTCGGCGGCGCCGAAAAGGCGAGGACCGCCGCGGACCTCGGCTGCGACCTGGTCGTCGACCGGCACACCCAGGACATCGTCGCCGCCGTCAAGGAGGCCACCGGCGGACGCGGCGCCGACGTGGTGTACGACCCGGTCGGCGGCGACGCCTACGCCAAGTCCGTCAAGTGCGTCGCCTTCGAGGGCCGGGTGGTCGTCGTCGGCTTCGCGAGCGGCGTCATCCCCACCCCGGCGCTGAACCACGCCCTGGTCAAGAACTACTCGATCCTCGGCCTCCACTGGGGCCTGTACAACACCGAGGACCCGGCCGCGGTCCGCGCCTGCCACGACGAGCTGACCCGGCTCGCGGCACAGGGCACCGTCAAACCGCTGGTCAGCGAGCGGGTCACGCTCGCCGGGGCCGCGAAGGCCGTCCAGCGCGTCGCCGACGGCACCAGCACCGGCCGGATCGTCGTCCTCCCGGCGGGAGCCGCCCGATGA
- a CDS encoding acyl-CoA dehydrogenase family protein, which translates to MTAPDAAGLRRRTRDLLAAHPPATTDRTDFLRARFDAGLAWVHYPVGLGGLDAPRSLQSVVDAELAAAGAPDNDPRRIGIGLGMAAPTLLRYGTEEQKRRFLRPLWVGEEVWCQLFSEPGAGSDLAALATRAVRDGDDWVVDGQKVWTSSAHLARWAILIARTDPDLPKHRGISYFICDMTDPGVEVRPLRQITGEAEFNEVFLTGVRIPDSRRLGPVGEGWKVAQTTLMNERVSIGGAAVPREGGMIGTVARTWRERPELRTHDLHQRLLTLWVEAEVARFTGLRLRQQLVAGQPGPEGSGMKLSFARLNQEISGLEVELLGDEGLLYEDWTMRRPELVDFTGRDAGYRYLRSKGNSIEGGTSEVLLNIVAERVLGLPAEPRNDKDVAWKDLAR; encoded by the coding sequence ATGACCGCCCCCGACGCGGCCGGACTGCGCCGCCGCACCCGGGACCTGCTCGCCGCACACCCCCCGGCCACCACCGACCGCACCGACTTCCTCAGGGCCCGCTTCGACGCCGGACTCGCCTGGGTGCACTACCCGGTGGGCCTCGGCGGCCTCGACGCGCCACGCTCCCTGCAGTCCGTCGTGGACGCCGAACTCGCCGCCGCGGGCGCCCCCGACAACGACCCGCGCCGGATCGGCATCGGCCTCGGCATGGCCGCCCCCACCCTCCTCCGCTACGGCACCGAGGAGCAGAAGCGGCGCTTCCTGCGCCCGCTGTGGGTCGGCGAGGAGGTCTGGTGCCAGCTCTTCAGCGAACCGGGCGCGGGCTCCGACCTCGCGGCACTGGCCACCCGCGCCGTCCGCGACGGCGATGACTGGGTGGTCGACGGACAGAAGGTCTGGACGTCCAGCGCCCACCTGGCCCGCTGGGCGATCCTCATCGCCCGCACCGACCCGGACCTGCCCAAGCACCGCGGCATCAGTTACTTCATCTGCGACATGACCGACCCCGGCGTCGAGGTCAGGCCGCTGCGCCAGATCACCGGCGAGGCCGAGTTCAACGAGGTCTTCCTGACCGGCGTGCGCATCCCGGACAGCAGGCGCCTGGGCCCCGTCGGAGAGGGCTGGAAGGTCGCGCAGACCACGCTGATGAACGAGCGGGTCTCCATCGGCGGCGCCGCCGTCCCGCGCGAGGGCGGCATGATCGGCACGGTCGCCCGCACCTGGCGCGAACGCCCCGAACTGCGCACCCACGACCTCCACCAGCGGCTGCTGACCCTCTGGGTCGAGGCCGAGGTGGCCAGGTTCACCGGTCTCCGGCTGCGCCAGCAGCTCGTCGCCGGACAGCCCGGCCCCGAGGGCTCCGGCATGAAGCTCTCCTTCGCCCGGCTCAACCAGGAGATCAGCGGGCTGGAGGTCGAACTCCTGGGCGACGAGGGGCTGCTGTACGAGGACTGGACCATGCGCCGCCCGGAACTGGTCGACTTCACCGGACGCGACGCCGGTTACCGCTACCTCCGTTCCAAGGGCAACTCCATCGAGGGAGGCACCAGCGAGGTGCTGCTCAACATCGTCGCCGAGCGCGTCCTCGGCCTGCCCGCCGAGCCGCGCAACGACAAGGACGTCGCCTGGAAGGACCTGGCCCGATGA
- a CDS encoding acyl-CoA dehydrogenase family protein, with product MTAAPTEETPVPDLLYSETEDDLRAAVRALLADRCDAPTVLGRIESDTPYDPRLWQGLAADIGTAGLLVPERLGGQGATHREAAVVLEELGRSVAPVPYLTSAVVATETLLALDAQGGPVVELLGDLAAGRRAAVLVVPFSAARPGAVRPVGVTGDTLEGTVTGVADAPAADVLLVPATDGLYAVETGAEGVAVEPLVPLDLTRPLATVTLAPAAGTRLADGASAVRAVERGLLAGAGLLASEQLGLAEWCLTETVRHTRERHQFNRPVGSFQALKHRMAQLWLEIVSARAAARNAADALATASPDTPLAVAVAQAYCSKVAVHAAEECVQLHGGIGMTWEHPAHLYLKRAKADSIAYGSAGHHRETVAELMELPAP from the coding sequence ATGACCGCGGCACCGACCGAAGAGACCCCCGTACCCGACCTGCTGTACTCCGAGACCGAGGACGACCTGCGGGCGGCGGTGCGCGCACTGCTCGCCGACCGGTGCGACGCGCCGACGGTCCTCGGCCGCATCGAGTCCGACACACCGTACGATCCACGGCTCTGGCAGGGCCTCGCCGCCGACATCGGCACCGCCGGGCTGCTGGTGCCGGAACGGCTGGGCGGCCAGGGCGCGACGCATCGCGAGGCCGCGGTGGTGCTGGAGGAACTGGGCCGCAGCGTCGCCCCCGTGCCGTACCTGACCAGCGCGGTCGTGGCCACCGAGACCCTCCTCGCGCTGGACGCCCAGGGCGGGCCCGTCGTCGAGCTCCTGGGCGACCTCGCCGCGGGCCGCAGGGCCGCGGTCCTCGTCGTGCCGTTCTCCGCCGCGCGACCCGGCGCCGTGCGACCGGTCGGCGTGACGGGCGACACGCTGGAGGGCACGGTGACCGGCGTCGCCGACGCGCCCGCCGCCGACGTGCTGCTGGTGCCCGCCACCGACGGCCTGTACGCGGTGGAGACCGGCGCCGAGGGAGTCGCGGTCGAGCCGCTCGTACCGCTCGACCTCACCCGCCCGCTCGCCACCGTGACCCTCGCTCCGGCGGCCGGGACCCGCCTGGCCGACGGCGCGTCCGCGGTACGGGCCGTGGAGCGGGGGCTGCTGGCGGGTGCCGGACTGCTCGCCTCCGAACAGCTCGGACTCGCCGAGTGGTGCCTGACCGAGACGGTTCGGCACACCCGTGAACGGCACCAGTTCAACCGGCCCGTCGGCTCGTTCCAGGCCCTCAAGCACCGCATGGCGCAGCTCTGGCTGGAGATCGTGTCGGCCCGCGCCGCCGCGCGCAACGCCGCGGACGCCCTCGCGACCGCGAGCCCCGACACGCCGCTGGCGGTGGCCGTCGCGCAGGCGTACTGCTCGAAGGTCGCCGTGCACGCCGCGGAGGAGTGCGTCCAGCTGCACGGCGGCATCGGCATGACCTGGGAACACCCGGCGCACCTCTACCTCAAGCGCGCCAAGGCCGACTCGATCGCGTACGGCAGCGCCGGACACCACCGGGAAACTGTTGCCGAACTCATGGAACTGCCCGCGCCGTAA